The following are from one region of the Segatella oris genome:
- a CDS encoding IS3 family transposase (programmed frameshift) has protein sequence MTTKKNLSAGSQQRTSESLLKDIRRNTKRIFTSEQKVLIVMEGIRGEQSIAELCRKYGISDSTYYKWNKEFIEAGKARLDGDIVREATSDEVKELRQENIRLKEALADLVVRYDVVKKAETHRISPMHELYIRYSAEEKETIVLSVKRSELSIVQALKRLGIPRRTFYNWYQKYATGGVNALRETPYRRQTTWNRIPDKIRQIVVELSLEHPELTPRELSVLLLEESQIFVSESSFYRILHERGLLERMEHDFVLAADEFHHKTKFPNEMWQTDFTYFKVKGWGWYYLSRVIDDYSRYIIHWELCSNMTSEDVSRTIDKVVEKAGVTLQNPPCLLSDNGPCYIASSLKEYLGKVYNIKHIHGKPLHPQTQGKIERYHRSMKNVIKLNHYFCPSELENAIDGWVKYYNESRFHESLDNLTPRDVYLGQGEKIKKIREIIKQNSINKRIFYPKTMKYQSK, from the exons ATGACAACAAAAAAGAATCTTTCAGCAGGTTCTCAGCAGAGAACATCAGAATCCTTGTTAAAGGATATTCGTCGTAACACGAAACGAATTTTCACTTCAGAACAAAAGGTATTGATTGTGATGGAAGGAATCCGTGGCGAACAGAGCATCGCAGAGCTCTGCCGTAAGTATGGCATATCCGATAGTACTTATTACAAATGGAATAAGGAATTCATTGAGGCTGGTAAAGCTCGCCTTGATGGTGACATCGTCCGTGAAGCAACAAGTGATGAGGTGAAGGAACTTCGTCAGGAAAATATTCGCTTAAAGGAAGCCCTTGCCGATTTGGTAGTGAGATATGACGTTGTAAAAAAAGCT GAAACTCATCGAATAAGCCCTATGCATGAATTGTATATACGTTATAGTGCGGAAGAGAAAGAGACTATAGTTCTGTCAGTAAAGCGTTCAGAGTTAAGTATTGTTCAGGCCCTCAAACGCTTAGGTATTCCAAGGCGTACTTTTTATAACTGGTATCAGAAATATGCCACAGGGGGAGTGAATGCTCTTAGAGAAACGCCTTATAGGAGGCAGACGACATGGAACCGAATCCCCGACAAAATTCGACAAATAGTGGTCGAACTTTCTTTAGAGCATCCTGAGCTCACCCCCAGGGAATTGTCCGTCCTTTTATTGGAAGAAAGTCAGATATTCGTTTCAGAATCAAGCTTTTATCGTATTCTGCATGAAAGAGGTCTATTGGAACGTATGGAGCATGATTTCGTCCTTGCGGCCGATGAGTTCCATCATAAGACTAAATTCCCCAATGAGATGTGGCAGACCGATTTTACCTATTTCAAAGTCAAGGGTTGGGGCTGGTATTATCTCTCTAGGGTAATCGATGACTACAGCAGGTATATCATCCATTGGGAGCTATGCTCGAATATGACCTCTGAAGATGTATCCAGAACAATAGACAAGGTAGTTGAAAAGGCTGGGGTTACACTTCAGAATCCTCCTTGCTTACTATCGGACAATGGGCCATGCTATATTGCTTCCTCGCTCAAGGAGTATCTCGGTAAGGTATATAATATCAAGCATATTCATGGCAAGCCCTTGCATCCGCAGACGCAAGGAAAGATAGAACGATATCACAGATCAATGAAAAATGTAATTAAGCTAAATCATTATTTCTGCCCCTCTGAATTGGAAAATGCTATCGATGGGTGGGTGAAATACTATAATGAGAGCAGATTTCATGAATCGTTGGATAATCTTACACCTAGAGACGTATATTTAGGGCAAGGGGAGAAAATCAAAAAGATAAGAGAAATAATAAAGCAAAATTCAATCAACAAAAGAATTTTCTATCCAAAAACAATGAAATATCAGAGTAAATAA